One Novosphingobium sp. EMRT-2 DNA segment encodes these proteins:
- a CDS encoding MaoC family dehydratase, which translates to MARIIPATEIKALAGTIVGTSEWVEVSQERINQFAEATGDFQFIHIDEEKAKLTPFGGTIAHGFLTLSLIPLLTQLSDCPRPEGIKMGVNYGGNRTRFLTPVRSGKRVRGVFKLLEIEEKRPGQWQQTMEITVEIEGESKPALICEWLTQFFV; encoded by the coding sequence ATGGCGAGGATCATTCCCGCGACAGAAATCAAGGCGCTGGCAGGCACGATCGTGGGCACGTCGGAATGGGTCGAGGTCAGCCAGGAGCGAATCAACCAGTTCGCCGAAGCGACGGGGGACTTCCAGTTCATCCACATCGATGAGGAAAAGGCCAAGCTGACGCCGTTCGGCGGCACGATCGCGCACGGCTTCCTCACGCTGTCGCTGATCCCGCTGCTGACCCAGCTCAGCGACTGTCCGCGCCCCGAAGGCATCAAGATGGGCGTCAACTACGGCGGCAATCGCACCCGCTTCCTCACCCCCGTCCGTTCGGGCAAGCGCGTGCGCGGCGTGTTCAAGCTGCTGGAGATCGAGGAAAAGCGCCCCGGCCAGTGGCAGCAGACCATGGAAATCACGGTGGAGATCGAAGGCGAGTCGAAGCCCGCCCTGATCTGCGAGTGGCTGACCCAGTTCTTCGTCTGA
- a CDS encoding polyhydroxyalkanoate depolymerase produces MAVLYKAYEIQRSLLSASSAMASMTADMLGDPRLPFSGFGPSQMMASALEVFAHAAAPRGKPAFGIRTIHVDGTTHAVRESTEIHRPFGDLKKFTHDGLPPDAPRLLIVAPMSGHYATLLRGTVERMLERCVVYITDWADAKYVPLAEGRFDLDDYIDYLVGFLEYIGPGAHMMAVCQPSVPAFAATAIMAANDHPCRPVTLTMMGGPIDTRESPTAVNDHAITKPYVWFKHNVITTVPVNYPGEGRQVYPGFVQLASFMSMNLGSHMMSHYSLFKHLVQGDGESAEATKTFYDEYRAVCDLPAEFYLQTVDVVFQRHALPKGEFVHRGQAVDLGAIHDTAILCIEGERDDISGIGQTKAALKVTPNVPEEMKQYLLAAEAGHYGIFNGSRWRTKIAPVVDAWIVRHEGRGKGRKLTAVA; encoded by the coding sequence ATGGCCGTGCTGTATAAGGCCTATGAAATCCAGCGTTCCCTGCTCAGCGCGAGCAGCGCGATGGCGTCGATGACGGCGGATATGCTGGGCGATCCCCGGCTTCCCTTCAGCGGCTTCGGCCCCAGCCAGATGATGGCATCAGCGCTGGAAGTGTTCGCCCATGCGGCGGCCCCGCGCGGCAAGCCGGCGTTCGGCATCCGCACGATCCACGTCGACGGCACGACCCACGCGGTCCGGGAATCGACCGAAATCCACCGCCCGTTCGGCGATCTGAAGAAGTTCACGCATGACGGGCTGCCGCCAGACGCACCGCGCCTGCTGATCGTGGCGCCGATGAGCGGCCACTACGCCACGCTCCTGCGCGGCACGGTGGAGCGGATGCTGGAGCGCTGCGTGGTTTACATCACCGACTGGGCCGACGCGAAATACGTGCCGCTGGCCGAAGGGCGCTTCGATCTGGACGATTACATCGACTATCTGGTCGGCTTCCTCGAATATATCGGCCCCGGCGCGCACATGATGGCGGTGTGCCAGCCTTCGGTGCCGGCCTTTGCCGCTACCGCGATCATGGCCGCCAACGACCATCCGTGCCGTCCGGTGACGCTGACGATGATGGGCGGGCCGATCGATACGCGCGAATCGCCGACGGCGGTGAACGATCACGCGATCACCAAGCCTTACGTGTGGTTCAAGCACAACGTCATCACCACGGTGCCGGTGAACTATCCGGGCGAAGGGCGGCAGGTCTATCCGGGCTTCGTCCAGCTCGCGAGCTTCATGTCGATGAACCTCGGCAGCCACATGATGAGCCACTATTCGTTGTTCAAGCACCTGGTGCAGGGCGACGGCGAGAGCGCCGAGGCGACCAAGACGTTCTATGACGAATACCGCGCGGTCTGCGATCTGCCGGCGGAGTTCTATCTGCAGACCGTGGACGTCGTGTTCCAGCGCCATGCCCTGCCCAAGGGCGAATTCGTCCATCGCGGGCAAGCGGTGGACCTGGGCGCGATCCACGACACCGCGATCCTGTGCATCGAGGGCGAGCGCGACGACATCTCGGGCATCGGTCAGACCAAGGCCGCGCTCAAGGTGACGCCGAACGTGCCGGAGGAAATGAAGCAGTACCTCCTCGCGGCCGAGGCGGGGCACTACGGCATTTTCAACGGATCGCGCTGGCGGACCAAGATCGCGCCGGTGGTCGATGCGTGGATCGTGCGCCACGAAGGCCGGGGCAAGGGCCGCAAGCTGACGGCCGTCGCCTGA
- a CDS encoding ABC transporter transmembrane domain-containing protein: MDEGTQPVEAPRPARTLTPLRMVWRQALDYPGRVAAAAAALLVTASATLAIPSGLKLIVDKGFSQGADITEIGRWFRYLLLVVLVLAIGTACRFYFVSWLGERVVADIRLKVQANLLRLPPSFFETNSPREISSRMTSDTAIIEQVVGTTVSVALRNAIMALGGMIYLFVLAPKLTGAVIIGIPLVVLPIVWFGRRVRSVSRSSQDRVAAIGVIVSETLGAMKIVQAFGQEKRELERFGERVERTFDVARRRIILRAVMTAIVILLVFGGIVLLVWQGAVGVAEGTISGGTIFAIVVTAGLVAGALGALTEVYGDLLRGAGAASRLNELLLEQPDIAPPARPTALPIPPRGQLAFQNVGFRYPSRPEVSALEDFSLTVEPGETVAIVGPSGAGKSTLFLLAQRFYDPQAGTVRIDGVPLPSADPAEIRARMALVPQDGTLFAASARDNLRYGNWSASDEDIWEAARAANAESFLRALPEGLDTFLGEDGARLSGGQRQRIAIARAVLRNAPILLLDEATSALDAESEQLVQAALDRLMKDRTTLVIAHRLATIRAADRIIVMDGGRIVEQGNHASLTAANGLYARLARLQFQDAAA; encoded by the coding sequence ATGGACGAGGGAACCCAGCCTGTCGAAGCCCCGCGCCCCGCGCGCACCCTGACCCCCTTGCGCATGGTATGGCGCCAGGCGCTCGACTATCCGGGACGGGTCGCCGCCGCCGCTGCCGCGCTGCTCGTGACCGCCAGCGCCACGCTGGCCATCCCATCCGGCCTCAAGCTGATCGTCGACAAGGGCTTCTCGCAAGGGGCGGACATCACCGAGATCGGCCGCTGGTTCCGCTATCTGCTGCTCGTCGTGCTGGTGCTGGCGATCGGCACCGCTTGCCGCTTCTATTTCGTGTCGTGGCTGGGCGAACGCGTGGTCGCCGACATCCGGCTGAAAGTGCAGGCCAACCTGCTGCGCCTGCCGCCCAGCTTCTTCGAAACCAACAGCCCCCGGGAAATCTCCTCACGCATGACGTCCGACACGGCGATCATCGAACAGGTGGTGGGCACCACGGTGTCGGTGGCGCTGCGCAACGCGATCATGGCGCTGGGCGGCATGATCTACCTGTTCGTGCTGGCGCCAAAGCTGACCGGCGCGGTGATTATCGGCATTCCGCTCGTGGTCCTGCCGATCGTGTGGTTCGGGCGGCGCGTGCGCAGCGTCTCGCGATCGAGCCAGGACCGCGTCGCCGCGATCGGCGTGATCGTGTCGGAAACACTGGGCGCGATGAAGATCGTCCAGGCCTTCGGGCAGGAAAAGCGCGAGCTGGAGCGGTTCGGCGAGCGCGTGGAGCGGACGTTCGACGTGGCCCGCCGCCGCATTATCCTTCGCGCGGTAATGACCGCGATCGTCATCCTGCTAGTGTTCGGCGGCATCGTCCTGCTCGTGTGGCAGGGCGCCGTGGGCGTGGCCGAAGGCACGATCAGCGGCGGCACGATCTTCGCGATCGTGGTCACGGCGGGCCTCGTCGCCGGTGCGCTGGGCGCGCTGACCGAAGTCTATGGCGATCTGCTGCGCGGCGCCGGCGCGGCCAGCCGCCTCAACGAACTGCTGCTCGAACAGCCCGACATCGCCCCGCCCGCGCGGCCGACCGCGCTGCCGATTCCCCCGCGCGGCCAGCTGGCGTTCCAGAACGTCGGCTTCCGCTACCCCAGCCGCCCGGAAGTTTCAGCGCTGGAGGACTTCTCGCTGACCGTCGAGCCGGGCGAGACGGTGGCGATCGTCGGCCCTTCCGGCGCGGGCAAGTCCACCCTGTTCCTGCTGGCGCAGCGGTTCTACGATCCGCAAGCCGGCACCGTGCGCATCGACGGCGTGCCGCTGCCGTCGGCCGATCCGGCGGAAATCCGCGCGCGGATGGCGCTGGTGCCGCAGGACGGCACGCTGTTCGCCGCCAGCGCGCGCGACAACCTGCGCTATGGCAACTGGTCCGCCAGCGACGAGGACATCTGGGAAGCCGCGCGCGCCGCCAATGCCGAAAGCTTCCTGCGCGCGCTGCCCGAAGGGCTCGATACCTTCCTGGGCGAGGACGGCGCGCGCCTATCCGGGGGCCAGCGCCAGCGCATCGCCATCGCCCGTGCGGTGCTGCGCAACGCCCCGATCCTGCTGCTCGACGAAGCGACCAGCGCGCTGGACGCGGAAAGCGAACAGCTAGTCCAGGCCGCGCTCGACCGGCTGATGAAGGACCGCACCACGCTGGTCATCGCGCACCGGCTGGCGACGATCCGCGCGGCCGACCGGATCATCGTGATGGATGGCGGGCGGATCGTCGAACAGGGCAACCACGCCAGCCTCACCGCCGCCAACGGGCTCTACGCCCGGCTGGCGCGGTTGCAGTTTCAGGACGCCGCCGCCTGA
- a CDS encoding undecaprenyl-diphosphate phosphatase — MDSTIVTAVLLGIVEGLTEFLPVSSTGHLILATELFGYDAAQWAMFNVVIQLGAILAVVVQYWRTFWAVGMGLLRMEPLSLRFLRNLLAAFMPAAVIGLLLKHQIEGLLGSPLVVCWALIVGGIGILVVERFAKGGEPTGIGQLPLRQAVGVGFVQCLAMIPGVSRSGATIMGALAMGIERRTAAEFSFFLAIPTMLGATTLELLDKRHELAAGTLGVGWAEIAVGFFVSFVVALAVIRFFVAYVSRHGFTPFAWYRIVAGAAAMFWLLRA; from the coding sequence ATGGACAGCACGATCGTTACCGCCGTACTGCTCGGCATCGTCGAGGGCCTCACCGAGTTCCTTCCGGTCTCCTCGACAGGGCACCTCATCCTTGCCACCGAACTGTTCGGCTATGACGCCGCGCAATGGGCCATGTTCAATGTGGTCATCCAGCTCGGCGCGATCCTGGCGGTGGTCGTGCAATACTGGCGCACGTTCTGGGCCGTGGGCATGGGCCTGCTCCGGATGGAGCCGCTGTCGCTGCGCTTCCTGCGCAACCTGCTGGCCGCGTTCATGCCCGCCGCGGTGATCGGCCTGCTGCTCAAGCACCAGATCGAGGGCCTGCTCGGCAGCCCGCTGGTGGTGTGCTGGGCGCTGATCGTGGGCGGCATCGGCATTCTGGTGGTCGAACGCTTCGCCAAGGGCGGGGAGCCGACCGGGATCGGCCAGCTGCCGCTGCGGCAGGCCGTGGGCGTGGGCTTCGTGCAGTGCCTGGCCATGATCCCCGGCGTCAGCCGTTCGGGCGCGACCATCATGGGGGCGCTCGCCATGGGCATCGAGCGCCGCACCGCCGCCGAATTCAGCTTCTTCCTGGCCATCCCGACGATGCTGGGGGCGACCACGCTGGAACTGCTCGACAAGCGGCACGAACTCGCCGCCGGCACGCTGGGCGTGGGCTGGGCCGAGATCGCAGTGGGGTTCTTCGTCTCGTTCGTGGTGGCGCTGGCGGTGATCCGCTTTTTCGTCGCCTATGTCAGCCGGCACGGTTTCACGCCGTTCGCATGGTACCGCATCGTGGCGGGCGCGGCGGCGATGTTCTGGCTGCTGCGCGCCTGA
- a CDS encoding GlsB/YeaQ/YmgE family stress response membrane protein: MGIIVLLIVGGILGWLASIVMRTDAQQGIFLNIVVGIVGAMLGGFLLTPFIGGGSITQGISAGSLIVSFLGAVILLAIVNLVRRGSVR, from the coding sequence ATGGGTATCATCGTCCTTCTTATCGTGGGTGGCATTCTGGGCTGGCTGGCCAGCATCGTGATGCGCACCGATGCGCAACAGGGTATCTTCCTCAACATCGTGGTCGGCATCGTCGGCGCCATGCTCGGCGGGTTCCTGCTGACGCCGTTCATCGGTGGCGGCAGCATCACCCAGGGCATTTCGGCGGGCAGCCTGATCGTGTCCTTCCTGGGCGCGGTGATCCTGCTGGCGATCGTCAACCTGGTGCGGCGCGGTTCGGTTCGCTAA
- the ppk2 gene encoding polyphosphate kinase 2: protein MGELKKKDYEDLLEPLQEELTCMARWVAKTGARVLVIFEGRDTAGKTGVIHAILQKLNPRQCRTVALPKPTEREQGQWYFQRYIANLPAAGEIVLFDRSWYNRAGVERVMGYASEDQVRAFLAQAPAFEKLLVADGLLLFKYWLTCDQEEQERRFAERRDDPMKRWKLSPVDLEARGKYAAYTEAREAMLAATHTPESPWTLVDFNDQRRGRLTVIRNLLDRMPDTRVDVPPLDLPPLKDKPLKERFGLVEPLHPYPKA from the coding sequence ATGGGTGAACTGAAGAAGAAGGACTACGAAGACCTGCTGGAACCCCTGCAGGAGGAACTGACCTGCATGGCGCGTTGGGTGGCCAAGACCGGCGCGCGCGTGCTGGTGATCTTCGAAGGGCGCGATACCGCCGGCAAGACCGGCGTGATCCACGCGATCCTGCAAAAGCTCAATCCCCGCCAGTGCCGCACCGTGGCGCTGCCCAAGCCGACCGAGCGCGAACAGGGTCAGTGGTACTTCCAGCGCTATATCGCCAACCTCCCCGCCGCCGGGGAAATCGTCCTGTTCGACCGCAGCTGGTACAACCGCGCCGGGGTGGAACGCGTGATGGGCTACGCCAGCGAGGATCAGGTCCGCGCGTTCCTGGCCCAGGCGCCCGCGTTCGAGAAGCTCCTCGTGGCGGACGGGTTGCTGCTGTTCAAATACTGGCTGACCTGCGACCAGGAGGAACAGGAGCGCCGCTTCGCCGAGCGCCGCGACGATCCGATGAAACGCTGGAAGCTGTCGCCAGTCGATCTGGAGGCGCGCGGCAAGTATGCGGCCTATACCGAAGCGCGCGAGGCGATGCTGGCGGCCACTCACACGCCCGAATCGCCCTGGACGCTGGTGGACTTCAACGACCAGCGCCGGGGCCGGCTCACCGTGATCCGCAACCTGCTCGACCGGATGCCCGATACCCGCGTGGATGTGCCACCGCTCGATCTGCCGCCGCTGAAGGACAAACCGCTGAAGGAACGCTTCGGCCTGGTCGAACCGCTGCACCCTTATCCCAAGGCTTGA
- the rpmG gene encoding 50S ribosomal protein L33 encodes MAKPTTVKIRLVSTADTGFFYVTKKNPRNSTEKFSFRKYDPVARKHVEFKEAKIK; translated from the coding sequence ATGGCAAAGCCCACCACCGTCAAGATTCGTCTGGTCTCGACCGCCGACACCGGCTTCTTCTATGTGACCAAGAAGAATCCCCGCAACAGCACCGAGAAGTTCAGCTTCCGCAAGTACGATCCGGTGGCGCGCAAGCACGTCGAATTCAAGGAAGCCAAGATCAAGTAA
- a CDS encoding outer membrane lipoprotein carrier protein LolA — protein MNTMLDLFRLPCRSRLMHAVAVSAMACSGLGAVMAPAPLAAQNAPAPAPANDVDRAVDALRAITTMRANFVQTDRSGQSLSGVMTMKRPGKIRFQYERGVPLLIVSDGRALTLIDYEVRQVQRWPIRNSPLGALLDPSKDVARFARLIPTNHPSVVSIEVRDTRHPEYGTITLIFIRKASAPGGLELDSWVALDSQNKRTTVRLSGQQYGIDVPENTFRWNDPRPNSPKH, from the coding sequence ATGAACACGATGCTTGATCTCTTCCGCCTTCCCTGCCGCTCCCGTCTGATGCACGCCGTCGCGGTTTCCGCGATGGCCTGCTCCGGCCTTGGCGCGGTGATGGCCCCGGCCCCGCTCGCGGCGCAGAACGCGCCTGCTCCGGCTCCCGCCAACGACGTCGATCGTGCGGTGGACGCGCTGCGCGCGATCACCACGATGCGCGCCAACTTCGTCCAGACCGACCGGTCCGGCCAATCGCTGTCCGGCGTGATGACGATGAAGCGCCCAGGCAAGATCCGCTTCCAGTACGAACGCGGCGTGCCTTTGCTGATCGTCTCGGACGGGCGCGCGCTGACGCTGATCGACTACGAGGTGCGGCAGGTCCAACGCTGGCCGATCCGCAACAGCCCGCTGGGCGCGCTGCTCGATCCCAGCAAGGACGTCGCCCGCTTCGCGCGGCTGATTCCGACCAACCACCCCAGCGTGGTCAGCATCGAGGTGCGCGATACGCGCCACCCCGAATACGGCACGATCACGCTGATCTTCATCCGCAAGGCTTCCGCGCCGGGCGGACTGGAGCTCGATAGCTGGGTCGCGCTCGATTCGCAGAACAAGCGAACGACCGTGCGCCTCTCGGGCCAGCAGTACGGCATCGACGTGCCCGAAAACACGTTCCGCTGGAACGATCCGCGCCCCAATTCGCCCAAGCATTGA
- a CDS encoding exodeoxyribonuclease III, which translates to MVSIATWNINSVRLRIDQVERFLAEQAPDVLCLQEIKTAEELFPHEMFERLGYTHRAVNGQKGYHGVATVSRIPFREIGRHDWQDNGEARHVGVELLGPGQGMLLENVYIPAGGDIPDRELNPKFGQKLDFLERMTRWADKVDRPTLIVGDFNIAPLESDVYSHKALLKVVSHTPIEVETLARFRDAHGWIDLGRKHIPAPERNYSWWSYRSYWRNKDQGRRLDHMWASPDLAAQSTEHRFVEETRKWDQPSDHIPLVTGFDL; encoded by the coding sequence ATGGTCTCTATCGCTACCTGGAACATCAATTCCGTCCGCCTGCGCATCGATCAGGTCGAGCGCTTCCTGGCCGAACAGGCGCCCGATGTCCTGTGCCTGCAGGAGATCAAGACCGCCGAGGAACTGTTCCCGCACGAAATGTTCGAACGGCTGGGCTACACCCACCGCGCGGTGAACGGGCAGAAGGGCTACCACGGCGTCGCCACGGTCAGCCGCATTCCCTTCCGCGAGATCGGCCGGCACGATTGGCAGGACAATGGCGAGGCGCGCCACGTGGGCGTGGAACTGCTCGGCCCCGGGCAGGGCATGCTGCTGGAAAACGTCTATATTCCGGCGGGCGGCGACATTCCCGATCGCGAACTCAACCCCAAGTTCGGGCAAAAGCTCGATTTCCTCGAACGCATGACGCGCTGGGCGGACAAAGTGGACCGGCCCACGCTGATCGTCGGCGATTTCAACATCGCCCCGCTCGAATCCGACGTTTACAGCCACAAGGCGCTGCTCAAGGTGGTCAGCCATACCCCGATCGAGGTCGAGACGCTGGCCCGCTTCCGCGACGCGCACGGCTGGATCGACCTGGGCCGCAAGCACATCCCCGCGCCAGAGCGGAACTACAGCTGGTGGAGCTATCGTTCGTACTGGCGCAACAAGGACCAGGGCCGGCGGCTCGACCACATGTGGGCCTCGCCCGATCTGGCCGCGCAATCGACGGAGCATCGCTTCGTTGAGGAGACGCGCAAGTGGGACCAGCCTTCGGATCACATACCGCTGGTGACCGGGTTCGACCTGTGA
- the ribA gene encoding GTP cyclohydrolase II has product MSDTRTVARALDALRHGWAVRVTADDGALDLLPAETGFAQPGVYAANLLISAARAATLKLANQREAAVPEAPVLIHGADPFTQLSARELADPSLDLDRPLRGPFRALPIAAHEAAVTAMELARLAGILPAFLVATGVEPAVTVSAADLAAFKDPLNLTIQARARLPVHACEHAEIVAFRARDDLREHVALILGTQGSERVPLVRLHSECLTGDVLGSLKCDCGPQLDAALARMAEEANAGGWGVLLYLRQEGRGIGLINKLRAYELQDQGFDTVDANERLGLPSEARDFPVAARMLDLLGVNRIRLMTNNPGKVAALQELGVDVAERVAHQLPANPHNERYLATKRDRTGHLLR; this is encoded by the coding sequence GTGAGCGATACGCGCACGGTCGCGCGCGCGCTCGACGCGCTGCGCCACGGCTGGGCCGTGCGCGTCACCGCCGACGATGGCGCGCTGGACCTGCTGCCGGCGGAAACCGGCTTCGCCCAGCCCGGCGTCTATGCCGCGAACCTGCTGATCTCCGCCGCCCGCGCGGCCACGCTGAAACTCGCCAACCAGCGCGAGGCCGCGGTGCCCGAAGCGCCGGTGCTGATCCACGGGGCCGATCCGTTCACCCAGCTCAGCGCGCGCGAACTGGCCGATCCCTCGCTCGATCTGGACCGGCCGCTGCGCGGACCGTTCCGCGCGCTGCCGATCGCGGCGCACGAGGCCGCCGTCACCGCGATGGAACTGGCGCGGCTGGCCGGCATCCTCCCCGCCTTTCTGGTGGCGACGGGGGTGGAACCGGCGGTCACGGTCTCCGCCGCCGATCTCGCGGCGTTCAAGGACCCGCTCAACCTGACCATCCAGGCACGCGCGCGCCTGCCGGTCCACGCCTGCGAGCACGCCGAAATCGTGGCCTTCCGCGCGCGCGACGACTTGCGCGAGCACGTCGCGCTGATTCTCGGCACGCAGGGCAGCGAGCGCGTGCCGCTGGTCCGCCTGCACAGCGAATGCCTGACCGGAGACGTGCTGGGCAGCCTGAAGTGCGATTGCGGACCCCAGCTCGACGCCGCGCTGGCGCGCATGGCGGAGGAAGCCAACGCCGGCGGCTGGGGCGTGCTGCTCTATCTGCGCCAGGAAGGGCGCGGCATCGGCCTGATCAACAAGCTGCGCGCCTACGAACTGCAGGACCAGGGCTTCGACACCGTGGACGCCAACGAGCGGCTGGGCCTGCCGAGCGAGGCGCGCGATTTTCCGGTCGCCGCGCGGATGCTGGACCTGCTGGGGGTGAACCGAATCCGGCTGATGACCAACAATCCTGGCAAGGTGGCCGCGCTGCAGGAACTGGGCGTGGACGTGGCGGAACGCGTGGCGCACCAGCTGCCCGCCAACCCCCACAACGAACGCTACCTTGCCACCAAGCGCGACCGCACCGGCCACCTGCTGCGCTGA
- a CDS encoding DUF465 domain-containing protein, producing MSDLTFRLMERHQQIDEALRAERRRRWPDPLAILRLTRAKLALRQRLGRLMRRRIALHG from the coding sequence ATGTCCGACCTAACCTTCCGCCTGATGGAGCGCCACCAGCAGATCGACGAGGCGCTGCGCGCCGAGCGTCGCCGCCGCTGGCCTGATCCGCTGGCCATCCTGCGCCTGACGCGCGCCAAGCTCGCCCTGCGTCAGCGCCTTGGCCGCCTGATGCGCCGCCGTATCGCCCTGCACGGCTAA
- a CDS encoding TerC family protein, translated as MEILFADWLGTPAWLWLVFAGLVVALTAFDLGVLHKEDRAMGIGESLRLTAFYITIALIFGAWVWAEKGADFGMAWYTGFFIEKALSIDNVFVIGLIFGTFAIPAKYQYRALLWGIIGVIVLRGAMIAAGAALVSEAYWVLYLFAAFLIFTGVKMLLGGDHAPDVGSTPAVRWISRHMRVTPALHGQRFFVRVPDRRTGRLVLAATPLFLALVVINVADLVFAVDSVPAIFAITTDPFIVYTSNIMAVLGLRALYFALSAMVDRFQYLKVSLAAVLVFIGAKIFVSDFLLGGAKFPPLASLGVTFGLIAAGVLYSLWKTRGAQPALNAAE; from the coding sequence ATGGAAATTCTGTTCGCGGACTGGCTGGGGACTCCGGCCTGGTTGTGGCTGGTCTTCGCCGGCCTGGTCGTCGCGCTCACCGCCTTCGACCTTGGCGTCCTGCACAAGGAAGACCGGGCGATGGGCATCGGCGAATCGCTGCGGCTGACCGCCTTCTACATCACCATCGCCCTGATCTTCGGCGCCTGGGTCTGGGCCGAGAAGGGCGCCGATTTCGGCATGGCCTGGTACACCGGATTCTTCATCGAAAAGGCTCTGTCGATCGACAACGTCTTCGTCATCGGCCTGATCTTCGGCACGTTCGCGATCCCCGCGAAGTACCAGTACCGCGCGCTGCTGTGGGGCATCATCGGCGTGATTGTGCTGCGCGGCGCGATGATCGCGGCGGGCGCGGCGCTGGTGTCTGAAGCCTATTGGGTGCTCTACCTGTTCGCCGCGTTCCTGATCTTCACCGGCGTGAAGATGCTGCTGGGCGGCGACCACGCGCCCGACGTGGGCAGCACCCCGGCGGTGCGCTGGATCAGCCGCCATATGCGCGTGACGCCCGCGCTCCACGGCCAGCGCTTCTTCGTGCGCGTGCCCGATCGCCGCACCGGCCGGCTGGTGCTGGCCGCGACGCCGCTGTTCCTGGCGCTGGTGGTCATCAACGTTGCCGATCTGGTGTTCGCGGTGGACAGCGTGCCGGCGATCTTCGCGATCACCACCGACCCCTTCATCGTCTATACCTCGAACATTATGGCGGTGCTGGGCCTGCGCGCGCTCTACTTCGCGCTTTCGGCGATGGTCGACCGCTTCCAGTACCTCAAGGTCTCGCTGGCGGCGGTGCTGGTGTTCATCGGCGCCAAGATCTTCGTGTCCGACTTCCTGCTGGGCGGCGCGAAGTTCCCGCCGCTCGCCAGCCTGGGCGTGACGTTCGGCCTGATCGCGGCGGGCGTACTCTATTCGCTGTGGAAGACGCGCGGCGCGCAACCTGCGCTCAATGCTGCCGAATGA